The Branchiostoma lanceolatum isolate klBraLanc5 chromosome 17, klBraLanc5.hap2, whole genome shotgun sequence genome contains the following window.
AAAAGCTGCtttgtgagaagactttcaGATGTCACCCGCCATCTTCCTTCAGCTCTGGATAGTCCCGTGACCTGGACGTCAAAGGTTacacaggtcacgtgacatctttgCCTTGCATGACCTTTAATCTGCATATATCATCCCTAACTTAGATACGAGATGCATAAGTGGGGCGTCAAAGTCGTCATCGTGCAGCCTGGCAGCTTTGCACGGGCTACAGATATCGTCTTGCCCGCCGTCTTCAATAACTTTGTTGAGGTGCGGCGTGTGCTTTatgtttactacatgtagtagatctTTGCACTTCTACACAGCCTACAGTACGTACCATTTTGTAAATTTGGATTACTTTCTTAGCTGAAGTAGTTGtagtttttgtatattttgaacacCAGAGCTTTGCTTtatttttgaatgtttttgATCTGCCATAACAAATATTCTACTATGACTGTTCACCACCTTAACAAAACCGGTCTCTGAACGATTCAAATTGgtaagtcaattttttttttagttggagaacagtttatttcttcatAATGTATCTAACGAATATTGAACAGCTAATTTCAGTTACTGTGGTCATTTCCGGGCTCACTTCCCTCGATATTGATCAAGTGTTTTAAGTTTTCAAAAGTCCTGTCAGTACATGATGTCCTCAGTCCGTTTTGCTATAATTATAATTGCTATTGCTATTGCTGGCTATTGCTTCCTGGATCTTCTTGTATTGCATGTTGCAAttcaataaaaataaaataaataacgAATATTGTAGTCACAGTTCTCTCCCAAAACTTCTATTTTGCTTTACGTTGAATAGAATATAACGAATATAACGGGAAATAAGCTTTAAGTTAGCTTTAGTGAAGACATAATGGGACTCTCTAGCGATAGAAGTGTATTCAATTATCTTAAAGCTGTATACATATAAAGTAAAGCTACGGCGGCATTTGGTAAATTCTGCATATTGACAATTGTTGATCACACAGACTTGCGGAACAACATGGAAGAGGTGGTTAGGGAGGACTATGGCATGGAGTACTTCGACCTCAAGATGGAACAGCTGAGGATGTACGTCCATGGCAACGGGGCGGCGAGGGATCCAACTGCTGTGATAGACGTGAGAAGATTTGCTGTATAGATCAATCAAAAGcacataataatgataataataataatgataatgcaCTGGTCTTGGATAAACATTTTCAGTAGTGTCCGAAAAAAAGAATCACTCTCTtgcaaaaacaagcaaacaacaggtttctgtacatgtacatgccccCATAGCCCTGACcatgtccgccatattggagaATCATAATCTGGGCGCTAATTGGTCAAGTAAGACAAATTCATTGATACCTTAACCAATATAAAAATCctaaaacaagagaaaatctCAACCACGGTTAAGCAGAGTATTTCTCGGTAGGGTTTGTGTAGGCCGCATCGGAAAAGCTCCGAGTCCTTGATGATTGTAGATTGAGACAACAGAGCCATAGAACTGGTACTAGTGGTAGATCATACTGAGATCTAGAGACTTAGGGTCAGGCAACACTGCGTTAACCCGGGGACTTAGCTACAATCTCTTTCTGCAGCCGAGTATCCAGTGGCAATTTCCAATCATGCCCAGTATTTGCTCCGTCTATCTTTGATAACTGTCAACTGCTAAACAACCAGCGTTGTTGACATGGACTTTGCAGGCTATGGCGGACGCCGTCACCCTGACCACCCCCTCCCATAGCTACTTGGTCGGGTCGAGTTTTGAGGACTACGTGACGTGGATGTGGCTGGGCTACTTCCCCACACGGTGGACTGGCTCGACACTACTGGCTGAGAAGGAAGGCGACCCCAAACCAGCCATGCTGCAGAAAACGTACTAGAACAGTTCTCCGAACCCCGAGTACTTTTTGTCAGTTATTAGTGGCGAAAATGGACAATATCGAATCATTGATTACTTTTCTTTTGTGACTTATATGAATAGTAAATTGGTAACATCCAAAACTGTCCATGTGAACGTCAGTAGTTATCAGAAACTAGTAGATATGACAGGTTCTGCACCCGTTGATATATTTGGAAGAGACCATATACGAAGGAAGGTTTGCTAAAAGCCGCAAGATTCGTTCAACTAAGATATTTGTAGTTCACAGAAGCCAGTTCAGCATGTAATTATGTAACAAGGTACCTAAACTCAGCTTGAATGCTTCGAGCTTGAAGGCTTGACTACAGCTCTACTCTGTAGGTGTTGCTGTCTGAATACAATATCATACAGACATTTCGCGTACAGAGGTTTTGtctttggtgtgtctgtttgcgtGTGTCCGTAGTTGTTTGAATACGGGAGGATTAGTGTAggcaaggacactatataatgtccttggtgtagGGTAAAATGGTGTATCCGCAGACTTACATGTGCAGGGGTTGGAGgtcgaaaaaacaaacaaacaaacaaaaaaacaaacaaacaaacatagacacggagaaaacaatgaatacctccattttcacggagATAATAAAGGGCTGGCGCCTTACGCGAGCACCCAACTTTGTCAAGAAATATTTGGGAATGCCCAATTTGCGCTAAAACGTTGATTTAGAGCCTTCTGAACCCTTTTTCACCATACACCAATggaaaaccattgaaaatccaaACTTGGTTTAGTCCATGGCGGCGGTTGCATGTTATTTGTTCTCAGGGTAAAATGTTTATCATTTGATGTTGTAATGTTTCAGGTTTTGGCGTTTATCAAGACCTTCTGTATTCAGGAATATAACGTCCGCACGATTGGTATTTTCCATGTATTTCTCTATATCctttcaaggaggttttatcgaAACCTCCTTGATCCTTTGTATTTCTCAGTAGTTGACGTTTCATACCACTCCCTGGGTAACTTGACAACAAAGGCCGCCCGGAGGGCGTTCTTCGTGCATCCCGTAGTAGGGCATGATCCTGGGCGTGTCGTCTTAATTAGTGGGAGTGATCTCCGGAGGAAATGACGTAGTGGGCAATTAGGTAATTATGGCCCCTCCCCCCATTCCTGAGGTATGACACACCAAAAATAAGTTGTACGCCACAAAAGGAACAAGCCATTCTTTCCCATAAAAACCTGTTCAGATTTTCTTACTTCCACACAAAGCGCAAGATAAAAGACAGAACTTATGACACTGGATGATATAAAACTGAACAAAAGTAACCTCGATAGCAATTATTTTGTAACTTTATAGTGGACTCTTCCACTCGTGTGACGTAACCTGTTGTCGTTCCTTCTAATTGTTGGGCATGCAGCCACCCTCATTGGTTATACCACTGATTGCCATTCTCcgattggttgaactgctaattgtccTTATTGTGGTGGACAGTCAGGGTCGGTCCGCCCAAGTctgatttaacctccttggtcaactGAAGGTGTCAGTTCCAGCATTTGCCATTCAAGACTCCAGACCTGTCTCCACCCGAACAAAGATGAAGACTCTCCTGATCACAGCTGTAACCGTGTGTCTGCTCGGGGTGGCTGTCTGCTGCCCACCGCCGCCGCCAACATCCGCGCCGCCCCAGGCCACAGGTAAAGTCAACAACGATATGTTACACTTCGGAAAGTTGACGAAAGGAGCCGTATTttttgataagatataaaaatAGTGTTCTGTTAAAACTGCTGTAGGTAAACAACGCAACGTCTCCCGAGTCGCCCGTTTACACTTCGAGGGCGTATTTGGCATGGTCTTGGATGTGTCGTACAAATTTAAACTGTCTAATGTTACGGAATGTTACATCCCCCTCGACAGTCGGTTCTAGTGTCAGAGCCTcgctcctgtcacacatagccgccCATGGGCTCGACCAACCATTCACAACCTTCCCCTGAGTGTGGTCGTGAGGAAGGTCGATTGTGCTCAATTGGTCTCAGAGGTTGGCTACTGGTCGGTTGCGCTAgccgaatgtttcaaaatgtttaaagaattcaagagggcctgcatggagGGTAGTGACTAAGAATCACGCCACATTTTCGCACTGACTGTaattgataatctggtcacgtcTATTACCTACCTAACCAATTACCCCACCTTGACACGTATATGTATTTGCCCGCATGCCTTTAATATGGAAACAAAGCCTGTGTAattattacatatatataactttCTACGTCACAATACGAACATTTCacagagatctagaatttgtacagtGAATATATccccacctgtgaggcacacATTGGACGACGATGTTAGACATATTGGTgatgatccgccacggtattaCTTCTGCATGAAATGATTGATtcgaacctgtctggtcgctctgggGCTTATTGTGAGTCATACTATTGGAATCTCGAAgtttcacctctgacatggCATTGGGAGTGGCGATAGATTAACTTTACAGCTTGTTCTTGAGTAAAGTGTAATGTGATTTTCGATGGTGCAACTGAGTCCTTTTTTGCATTGGGTAAACAAATACTAGAAGACCGTGCATTATAGACGGACCATCATAAGATTTAGTTACATATAGATGTATTTGTAGTAACACCTAAACTTGACTTTTCCTGGTACCATGAAGGCATGCAAGAAAGAAAGGTAACACAAAAGAGCGTAAAGGTAACGTTACGCTCTTTTATTAAGACACCATTTTGAGTGACCTTTCTTTCTTGCATGCCTGCCTTGCACGATGTAAGTCATATTTGTgatgatccgccacggtattaCTTCTGCATGAAATGACTGATtcgaacctgtctggtcgctctgtGGCTTATTGTGAGTCATACTATTGGAATCTCGAagtttcacctttgacatggcATTGGGAGTGGCGATAGATTAACTTTACAGCTTGTTCTTGAGTAAAGTGTAATGTGATTTTCGATGGTGCAACTGATTACTTTTTTGCATTGGGTAAACAAATACTAAAAGACCGTGCATTATAGACGGACCATCATAAGATTTAGTTATATATAGATGTATTTGTAGTAACACCTAAACTTGACTTTTTACCATGAAGGCATGCAAGAAAGAAAGGTCACTCAAAATGATGTCTTAATAAAAGAGCGTAACGTTACCTCAAGCTACCATGTTGTCGTTATAGAGAGCTACGGCGTAATGCGAGACCGTGCTTCATCCAGTTACGTCGCTGAAATGCGTTTGTGAAATATGACGTAGTCAACTGAACTCAACGTCTTTCACTTTTGACTGGCATATATATGACTATTCCATTGCAAGCTTAGATCTCTTACATAGTCCGTCCAAGCTTCAAGATTAGTGAGAAAACTGTCGGCCTCCCCTCATTCTCAGACAACCAGACACTGGTTTGTGACCCTGAACGTTTAACTCATTAGACAAATTTGACTACAACATTGCGAATAATTTATCGCTTGCGTTTTGTGGTAAATTCCATGTAGCTGCTACGTATTACGTTGAAGTAAAGTTGTCAATTACGTAGAATCAAAACGACTGATTACGCTCTACGggaaagggcatgcaggccccatTTCAAGAGTGGTCGGAAGGATcatggaaaggaaaggaatggaATGAAATAGGGCAACAGCCAGGCGTGGAATGAAATAGGGCAACAGCCATAGGGGGTATTCTGTTGCTTCTACGCCTTTTCCCCCAGGGaaattgtatttcttaaagattaaAACAACGATGACTCCTATTTTACAGTGTTGGTTCACAATCTTTCCTTTCACTCTGAAACATCATCTAACCCTTGGTTGGCCATTCAATGCAATTGGTTTCTGCCATATCTAAACATGATAGCCCAAATTCGTCTCGTGGCAGGTAGCAGCCTGTGAACAATACCTCTAAAATAGCagcaatttcaatgatttttgtCACCAAAAATGACGCTTCCACAGAAAATCGACTGAGTCTGTCGGTCAGAGACAAGGTACCCCTTGCCatcggaaacattgaatcgTCCAGAAAACGACTGAAGAAGGATGAAGAAACGTTAGCCCCTTTATGAGAAAGAGTCAGATCGGCAACGAATCGTACGAAAAAATCTCCGAACCGACATTTGCCCCACCCTTGGAGTTAATGATCCCAGCAAGCCTGTCTTGTTGACCTCCTGTTGTTGACTCACCAAAGCCACCCCACCTCCAGGCAGTGTGGTTCGTGAGTAAGCAGGCGTCAGTTTCCTGTGTGTGAAGGCCCTGTCATACATTTGGGAACGTCCATAATTACCCCTTAATTGCCCCTGACTACTAGCCAATCAAGATTGGTAGCAGTCTGAGTTTAAGGCCATACCTTTCTGCCATTTCAACCTTTTCACAACTCGTATatgactcccccccccccaagcaaGCCCTGAATACTTTCAAACTTGCTTGAATTCTCAAAATACTAAAGTAATGAGACTGTCCGGCTTTTAAAACTTCTGTACACCTTTTGTAATGTGTAAAATGGTGTGATAAACACTGGTGGGCCATTGATGCAAATACTGTATATTCCTTTATATTCGCGGAAACTTAATTTCTCAGGAGGAGGAAAACGAGGTTTTCGTGATGTTACGAGTTAGCGGTGAGCGTAAAGGAACAGAATGTATTGAGCCGCACCAAACAAATGACTGCACGGGCGTGAAAATGCATGCTGTGTTTAGTAACGTTACTAGCATCAAACTTCAGTAAAGCTTCCTATTTCACGTTCTGCATGTCATGCCTTTAGCGGTACATGAGAAGTTTCACGAGAAGTCAAATGAGGCCTATTTTAAACACTTTCTTTATCGGAATGTCATTTTGAAGATGACCTCACGTTTTCACCAGTACAGATGCCTAAGGCTGTATATGTATTGTCACATAAAGAGGTGCCGGGGTGAAAACGCCATATTTGAAgcaaatatttgcatcaatgGTTCACCTGTGTTTATCAATGTTTATTTTCATCAGTTCGTGCTTATTACCTAATCTAATCTAAAGTTGTAAAGTTACAAACGTGAGGCAGTCTCAAAGACTACTTTACTCTCGtgacaatacaatacaagacatgtatatatagatcaAATTGCACCAGTTGCTGCACTGTCAAAGGCACATACCATGTCTAAGTATGCGTGTTGTCCACAGTCTGCCCTCTGGGAGTGTATTGTTTATTGTGTATCGCAAGGAATTCTGGGATGTATGTTTGACTTTCCCTGACCCCGACCACTGCTAACTTACTCCAAACCGGTTTCAGATAATTTCCTAACCATTTTCCGACCCATTGCAGACCCTTTGTCTACTCCAaatgttttacacattttgaaacACTCTGCAGCCACAAACGATCTGTAGAAAACCTTGcagaccaccagccaaccaaagCAACTCATAGTCTGGGAAGATGGTTGATGGGACCATAATAGCCTATGTGTGACGGGATTGAGTCTTCAAAGGAAATTACTGTATGTAATACTTTATTACAATGTAGCACTTTTGTTTGCTCCTGCAATGCAGCTCAAGAACCTCAAGTGGCTCAAGCAGCTCAAGCAGCTGCTGAAGCTGGAGTGATCCCGTCGTGTCCTTCTGGATTACAACAAGTCAGCTGTTCCCCTGACCCGTGTCAGTCTGCCACGTGTGCCGCACAGCCGGCCGCAATCTGCGTGGGAAACTGTGGAAGCTGCACCGCAGTCTTCTACGACAGCAATGCCCAGCAAGTGAACTGCAATGGTAGGAGAACTTTTATCTAATTTTATtcacatatatctatataaagAGAGTGTACGGCAAAAAGCACAATTGCTTATGTAACGCCTTTTACTCTAATACATAAGTATAAAACAAGAGTAAAATACAATGAtagcatacatacataaatacaaaagaaaagaacaataaaagaaaaatgaatgtaaacaagacaagttgaTGATCTATCAATAATGAGAATCTACCTGTACAgtgaatgaaagtttgaactaTGTCGAAGATATTGCAgttttgtaaatgtgaaagtGACATGGACCCTCGTAGCAGTAAAGAACAGAATGTATTATCATTGAGATACTGCTGTAGGTCTACTATATTTGAAATAGGTGATTACAGAGCAAATATCTTAATCTGCCGCTTCAAGCAAAGGCTTAATCAAGTCATGTTTTCTGTTTCAAGCTGCGTCAAGtaacattgtacagtcaaatttgatacttgaacaAGCCATTCTaggcttcttgagttattttcttttcaaagtctGATTATAGCATGAATTTCTGCTGTGGGAAAAAAACATTATCCAGACAAAACGATCGCGTTCGAATTCATGTTCTTCATTTTCCGCTTTCTATTCTAAGCTTATCAAAATATTCCACTGACCAGCTATTAGCCAAACATCTTTTGGAATCAGccccattttttttcaattttgatgcAAATCTTTCGGGCGCGacataaatttgataatatAAAGCATATAGATGTAGCTTTGTGCACTGTATAGTTTGTTTTTGATTGTggtttatcattattatgtcaTCTACAGCTTGAATGTCCAGACATCACTGGAACGACAGGCCTCTGCAATGAGAGATGCAGCAGTGAGGCTGATTGTGAGAGATGCTGTTCTAACGGACGCTTGCATAGATCAACTATGGATGTTAAATTAAACTGCACATTGAAAAAGGCAGACATAACCGCATTCCTTTGTAGCAAAGAATTTGCCAATATTGTAATTTAGATAAGCTTGAGGAcgagtgtcattttgttgttgattgcaCACGTTTCCTAGCTTTTAATAT
Protein-coding sequences here:
- the LOC136423088 gene encoding uncharacterized protein, which codes for MKTLLITAVTVCLLGVAVCCPPPPPTSAPPQATAQEPQVAQAAQAAAEAGVIPSCPSGLQQVSCSPDPCQSATCAAQPAAICVGNCGSCTAVFYDSNAQQVNCNA